The proteins below come from a single Streptococcus porcinus genomic window:
- a CDS encoding sensor histidine kinase: MILKWQWEHPLYYVSLVFMIFPFGGIFFFGYPLWTLPFSLLFLFAYLFIVHEKKSWVTNLFWVYMLIYITYMSLFINSGMIWLFFYLNNLFVYRLRDNFKSFRFFSYVATTLIVVLYVFLKGYDITTQVLALVAPILNFSMLIFWTLERKREEAKEVLIEKNRSINLLLAENERNRIGQDLHDTLGHVFVMLTVKADLIQTLLDHGEIAKAQNEVVDLQKITKNATKDVRQMVESLKDHKISQELLVISNMLELAGVKLHIEGNEVAELFPTDIQSKLSMILRELINNLMKHSQAKKCQLTFSQTEKNYILNYQDDGIGFSDINGRELHSIKDRLVPLRGHLEISSVKKPTQISITIPLKE; the protein is encoded by the coding sequence GTGATTTTAAAATGGCAGTGGGAACATCCTCTCTATTATGTCTCCTTAGTTTTCATGATATTTCCATTTGGTGGTATCTTCTTTTTCGGATACCCTTTGTGGACATTGCCATTTTCTCTCTTATTTTTATTTGCTTATCTCTTTATTGTTCATGAAAAGAAGAGCTGGGTGACTAACCTTTTTTGGGTTTACATGCTAATCTATATTACCTACATGTCCTTATTTATCAACAGTGGCATGATTTGGTTATTCTTTTATCTAAATAACCTTTTTGTCTATCGCCTACGAGACAACTTTAAAAGTTTCCGTTTCTTTTCTTATGTTGCCACCACACTAATTGTAGTTTTATATGTTTTTCTAAAGGGATATGACATCACAACCCAAGTTCTAGCCCTGGTCGCGCCAATTCTCAACTTTTCTATGCTCATTTTTTGGACTCTAGAACGTAAACGTGAAGAAGCCAAGGAAGTCCTCATAGAGAAAAATAGATCCATTAATTTGCTTTTGGCCGAGAATGAACGTAATCGCATCGGTCAAGATTTACACGATACTTTAGGTCATGTTTTTGTTATGCTGACGGTCAAGGCTGATTTAATCCAAACACTTTTGGATCATGGTGAAATCGCCAAGGCTCAAAATGAAGTAGTTGACTTACAGAAAATTACTAAAAATGCGACTAAAGATGTCAGACAAATGGTTGAAAGTCTCAAAGACCATAAGATTAGCCAAGAACTGCTAGTCATATCTAATATGTTAGAATTAGCGGGAGTCAAGCTCCACATAGAAGGTAACGAAGTGGCTGAATTATTTCCTACGGACATACAAAGCAAACTAAGCATGATACTCCGAGAATTAATTAATAATCTTATGAAGCATAGTCAAGCCAAAAAATGCCAGCTTACCTTTAGTCAAACTGAAAAAAACTATATACTCAATTATCAAGATGATGGTATTGGTTTTTCAGATATTAATGGTCGAGAATTACATAGCATTAAAGATCGTTTGGTTCCTTTGAGAGGGCACCTAGAAATAAGTTCAGTCAAAAAACCAACTCAAATAAGCATTACAATCCCTTTAAAGGAGTAA
- a CDS encoding helix-turn-helix domain-containing protein: MIGDTIFLERTRLGMTQEKLSDYLHLTKATISKWENNQAKPDIDYLILLAKLFDMTLDDLVGFQKTLTDFERTELFDQLKEKINQTEELEFFQEIEELSKHYINDFKTLLMLVQLVLSNPNQLDTKVWSLEMLNRIISKTTIESDLQSAMMLKVVILFQQEKYDDIISLYQNRPYKLGEELFLANSYAAKGDIKAAKQVLQVELYQQTLLMCQYLLSLTAYESIEKQESIYSRLEQLIKLFDLVNLHPNTAISCYFSLACHFANLDAKRAISYLNQLVQATKNLITQFELHGDSFFDAIDPWLQELPTGIQPPTSSQTLIQRVITLCYSPNLQALSQNSHFKALLAELEALEKEASHEY, translated from the coding sequence ATGATTGGTGACACTATTTTCTTAGAACGCACGCGCTTAGGCATGACTCAGGAAAAACTGAGTGATTATTTACATTTAACCAAGGCAACCATCTCCAAATGGGAGAATAATCAGGCAAAACCTGATATTGATTACTTGATACTCTTAGCTAAACTCTTTGATATGACTTTGGATGACTTGGTTGGTTTTCAAAAAACATTAACAGACTTTGAAAGAACTGAACTCTTTGATCAGTTAAAAGAGAAGATAAACCAGACTGAAGAATTAGAATTTTTTCAAGAAATCGAAGAACTTTCTAAACATTACATTAACGATTTCAAAACACTTCTGATGCTAGTGCAGCTGGTACTAAGTAATCCCAACCAACTTGACACTAAAGTATGGTCTTTGGAAATGCTTAACCGCATTATTAGTAAAACCACCATCGAGTCTGATCTCCAGTCTGCCATGATGTTAAAAGTAGTCATCCTTTTCCAACAAGAAAAATATGACGATATTATCAGCTTATATCAAAATCGTCCCTATAAGCTTGGCGAAGAGTTATTCCTAGCAAATAGCTACGCAGCAAAGGGGGATATTAAAGCAGCCAAGCAAGTTCTGCAAGTGGAACTGTATCAACAGACTCTCTTAATGTGCCAGTACCTCTTGAGCCTGACGGCTTACGAAAGCATCGAGAAGCAAGAATCTATCTACTCTCGCCTGGAACAATTGATAAAACTCTTTGATTTGGTCAACCTCCATCCTAATACAGCTATTTCTTGTTATTTCAGTCTAGCCTGTCATTTCGCTAATCTTGATGCTAAGCGAGCCATTTCATACTTAAACCAACTGGTACAAGCCACCAAAAATTTAATCACTCAATTTGAACTACATGGCGACAGCTTTTTTGATGCCATTGACCCTTGGCTACAGGAACTACCTACCGGCATTCAACCGCCAACAAGTTCCCAAACCCTTATTCAACGAGTAATCACCCTATGCTACAGCCCTAATTTACAGGCATTAAGCCAAAATAGCCACTTTAAGGCCCTACTAGCAGAATTAGAAGCATTAGAAAAGGAGGCTTCTCATGAATACTAA
- a CDS encoding ABC transporter permease codes for MTGFTLMLKKEWLESSRSHKALALLIISIIFGILGPLTALLMPEIMAGILPKKLQEAIPDPTYLDSYVQYFKQVNQLGLILLVFLFSGTLTQEFTRGTLINLITKGLSKKAIILAKFTMIAGLWTLTYSLGSLTQYTYTLYYFNNQGKDKLLVYGASWLVGLMLISLILLYSVLFRKTAGLLIACLMTIVTFFISGFFKITKDWNPMLLIQKQSQALSGHYEIQDWFQPALLIIAIILISLTLAILIFERSET; via the coding sequence ATGACCGGATTTACACTTATGCTCAAAAAAGAATGGTTGGAAAGCAGTCGTAGTCATAAAGCTCTTGCCCTTCTCATTATTTCAATTATATTCGGAATATTAGGACCGCTCACAGCTTTACTGATGCCAGAAATCATGGCTGGGATTTTACCTAAAAAACTGCAAGAAGCTATTCCCGACCCCACTTACCTTGATTCCTATGTCCAATATTTTAAGCAGGTCAATCAACTCGGGCTCATTCTTTTAGTCTTTCTCTTTAGCGGGACACTAACCCAAGAATTTACTAGAGGTACATTAATTAATTTAATAACCAAAGGACTCAGCAAAAAAGCAATAATCCTTGCAAAATTTACTATGATAGCTGGACTTTGGACCTTAACCTATAGTTTGGGTTCTCTTACTCAGTACACTTACACTCTCTATTACTTTAATAATCAGGGGAAAGATAAACTTTTGGTCTATGGCGCTTCTTGGTTAGTTGGACTGATGCTGATTAGTCTTATTCTTCTTTATTCCGTTCTCTTCCGTAAAACTGCAGGCCTATTAATAGCTTGTCTTATGACCATTGTAACCTTTTTCATCTCTGGTTTTTTCAAAATTACCAAGGATTGGAATCCCATGTTACTGATTCAAAAACAAAGTCAAGCCTTAAGTGGACATTACGAGATTCAAGACTGGTTCCAGCCCGCCCTGTTAATTATTGCAATTATATTGATAAGTTTGACACTTGCCATCTTAATCTTTGAAAGAAGTGAAACATAA
- a CDS encoding response regulator transcription factor: protein MKLLVADDQSMLRDALCQLLTYQSGVEAVFQAENGQKAIDLLEQESIDVAILDIEMPEKSGLDVLEWVRENQELKVIIVTTFKRKGYFQRALAAHVDGYVLKDRSISELMQTIHNVLEGRKEYSPELIEEVTFSMNPLSSREQEVMGLVAQGDSNQEIAQKLFLSNGTVRNYLTCIFTKLNANNRTEAAKIAQEKGWI from the coding sequence ATGAAATTATTAGTTGCTGATGATCAATCCATGTTACGAGATGCTCTCTGTCAGCTCCTCACTTATCAATCGGGTGTCGAGGCTGTCTTTCAAGCAGAAAATGGTCAAAAGGCTATTGATTTACTGGAGCAAGAATCTATTGATGTGGCTATTCTCGATATCGAAATGCCCGAAAAATCAGGTCTAGATGTCTTGGAATGGGTTCGGGAAAATCAAGAGCTTAAGGTCATCATTGTGACGACTTTCAAGAGGAAAGGTTACTTTCAGCGTGCTTTAGCTGCCCATGTTGATGGTTATGTTCTGAAAGACCGTTCCATTTCAGAATTGATGCAAACCATCCACAACGTTCTAGAAGGGCGCAAAGAATACTCGCCAGAACTGATAGAAGAAGTTACCTTTTCGATGAACCCCTTAAGTTCTAGAGAACAAGAGGTAATGGGTCTAGTGGCACAAGGAGACTCCAACCAAGAGATTGCTCAAAAACTTTTTTTATCAAACGGAACCGTCCGTAATTATTTAACTTGTATCTTTACCAAACTCAACGCCAACAACCGAACTGAGGCTGCTAAGATTGCACAAGAAAAAGGATGGATTTAG
- a CDS encoding CPBP family intramembrane glutamic endopeptidase has product MIKRRILAVQTERYQKLPTWLVVLVACVMVYAFFIVGSLVSEVFLKTVTSLAMLLNSGLRANIDAFKNSSLGGLVNFPFISLSLFAWVKWYEKRPIRSLGFFKGQVFLELAKGWFIGTFLFSITLGLSYLLGGVELHSVDFSFKTLEFLVFSIPFWLLQSGTEELLTRGWLLPILARRTHLAIAIIVSSSLFGIMHLSNDNINFYSVLSIIVVGVFLALYMLKTDNIWGVAGIHGAWNFTQGNIFGISVSGTEAGPSLMRFGQKAGTPDWISGGAFGIEGSLIASLVILVATVYMAWQLVKKEHKV; this is encoded by the coding sequence ATGATTAAAAGACGTATTTTAGCAGTCCAAACTGAACGTTATCAGAAATTGCCCACTTGGCTGGTGGTTCTAGTAGCCTGTGTGATGGTTTATGCTTTCTTTATCGTAGGAAGTCTCGTTTCAGAAGTATTTTTGAAAACAGTGACTAGTTTGGCTATGCTACTGAACTCGGGCCTTAGAGCTAATATTGATGCATTTAAGAACAGTTCCCTAGGGGGGCTAGTTAACTTTCCCTTTATTAGCTTGAGTCTCTTTGCTTGGGTTAAATGGTATGAGAAAAGGCCTATCCGAAGTCTCGGATTCTTCAAAGGTCAAGTTTTTCTAGAGTTAGCTAAGGGCTGGTTTATAGGAACATTCCTATTTTCGATAACGCTTGGTTTAAGTTATTTACTAGGAGGAGTAGAGCTTCATTCAGTTGATTTTTCTTTTAAGACGCTTGAATTTTTAGTCTTTAGTATTCCTTTTTGGCTCCTTCAAAGCGGAACAGAAGAACTATTAACACGAGGATGGTTATTACCCATCCTTGCCAGGAGGACACATTTAGCGATTGCAATAATTGTCTCAAGTAGTCTTTTTGGGATCATGCATTTGAGCAATGATAATATTAACTTTTATTCGGTACTCAGTATTATTGTGGTAGGAGTTTTCCTTGCTCTATATATGCTCAAAACTGATAATATCTGGGGCGTAGCTGGGATTCATGGCGCATGGAATTTTACTCAGGGTAATATCTTTGGGATTTCTGTTAGTGGTACCGAGGCTGGTCCTTCACTCATGCGCTTTGGCCAAAAAGCAGGCACCCCTGATTGGATTTCAGGCGGAGCTTTCGGAATAGAGGGGAGTTTGATTGCCAGTCTTGTTATCCTAGTTGCTACTGTCTACATGGCTTGGCAATTAGTCAAAAAAGAGCATAAGGTTTAA
- a CDS encoding PLDc N-terminal domain-containing protein: MNTNIPSQFLPFFIPLILLQILLIFIALLKLRKLNQTRYLSKPTWVLIIIFINLFGPIAFLSLEGKNR; the protein is encoded by the coding sequence ATGAATACTAATATTCCAAGTCAATTTCTACCCTTTTTTATCCCACTTATCCTTTTACAAATCTTATTAATCTTTATTGCTTTACTGAAACTACGGAAACTAAACCAAACAAGATACCTGTCTAAACCTACGTGGGTGCTGATTATCATATTTATTAATCTCTTTGGGCCTATTGCTTTCCTTAGTTTAGAAGGGAAAAACAGATGA
- a CDS encoding ABC transporter ATP-binding protein, which produces MIRVENVTKVIKQKQILKNISFNLEEGECVALIGPNGAGKSTLMGTLLGDKKINKGRVSVQGKGPKDAALKEKVAILQQDNTIPNNLKVKELITFFRDIATHPLSLQEIDRFLGFDEQEKNLLAKKLSGGQRRLLSFVLILIGQADILFLDEPTAGMDTSTRKRFWEIISDLKGQGKTIFYTSHYIEEVEHTADRILILHRGKLIKDTSPYDLGNEEMEKEITLPLKYEHLLESSPLIDQLFLKKESLQFRTKALAQLWPQLEAVGVSIQDIQIQNKSLLDSLFEQTQGERE; this is translated from the coding sequence ATGATTAGAGTTGAAAATGTCACTAAAGTGATTAAGCAGAAACAAATTTTAAAGAATATTAGCTTTAACCTTGAAGAAGGTGAGTGTGTTGCATTGATTGGCCCCAATGGGGCGGGGAAATCAACCTTGATGGGGACGCTATTGGGAGATAAAAAAATTAATAAAGGTAGGGTTTCTGTTCAGGGAAAGGGACCTAAAGACGCGGCGCTGAAGGAAAAAGTTGCAATCTTGCAACAAGACAACACTATTCCTAATAACTTAAAGGTTAAAGAGTTAATTACCTTTTTTAGAGATATTGCAACACACCCTCTATCCCTTCAAGAAATTGACCGCTTCCTTGGTTTTGATGAACAAGAAAAAAATCTCCTTGCTAAAAAGCTATCTGGTGGGCAAAGGAGGTTGCTTTCCTTTGTGCTCATTCTGATTGGTCAAGCAGATATTCTCTTCTTAGATGAACCAACAGCAGGCATGGATACGTCAACCCGCAAACGCTTTTGGGAAATAATCTCTGATTTAAAAGGGCAAGGAAAGACTATCTTTTACACCAGTCATTATATTGAAGAGGTGGAACATACTGCTGATAGAATATTAATTTTACATAGAGGAAAATTAATAAAGGATACCAGTCCTTATGATTTGGGTAATGAGGAAATGGAGAAAGAAATTACCTTACCTCTAAAATATGAGCATTTATTAGAGTCTTCACCTTTGATTGATCAGCTTTTCCTGAAAAAAGAAAGCCTGCAGTTTAGAACTAAGGCTTTGGCTCAGCTATGGCCTCAATTAGAAGCCGTAGGTGTCAGTATCCAAGATATTCAAATTCAAAACAAGTCGCTTCTAGATAGTTTATTTGAACAAACACAAGGAGAAAGAGAATGA
- a CDS encoding chromosome assembly protein, translating to MINLKHFKSLSIITLLSLTAFAGTYQTKSYADDATHSTSLKVNVTSVEKKLANADKEAEPIYAKMDKIQKSIDNIRTSKLSSDERTLTKKINKLNEKHQAVLEKFYNQLGDKRWHSKKEALSLVAQSKLSKTEKNNLTSYFKTYYKHQQVLDKKYDNFNKLTSSQQSKLETLTKKADAIYKKHGITKDILMAYYAQKGMTAD from the coding sequence ATGATTAACCTAAAACATTTCAAATCTTTATCCATCATCACACTACTCTCTCTCACAGCTTTTGCTGGCACCTACCAAACTAAAAGCTATGCTGATGATGCGACGCATTCAACTTCTCTCAAAGTAAATGTAACAAGTGTTGAAAAAAAACTAGCTAATGCTGATAAGGAAGCAGAACCTATCTATGCTAAGATGGATAAAATTCAAAAATCAATTGATAATATTCGAACTTCTAAGCTAAGTTCTGATGAACGGACTCTTACAAAGAAGATTAACAAGCTCAATGAAAAACATCAAGCTGTTTTAGAAAAATTTTACAACCAACTTGGAGACAAAAGATGGCATTCTAAAAAAGAAGCACTTAGTTTAGTAGCTCAATCTAAGTTAAGTAAAACCGAGAAAAATAATTTAACTAGCTATTTTAAAACTTATTATAAACATCAACAAGTTCTAGATAAAAAATATGATAACTTCAATAAACTAACGAGCAGTCAACAAAGCAAGTTAGAAACCTTGACAAAAAAAGCTGATGCTATTTACAAAAAACATGGCATTACAAAAGATATTCTAATGGCTTACTATGCACAAAAAGGAATGACAGCTGATTAA
- a CDS encoding isochorismatase family protein translates to MEVGITKKTIDFRKTALVVIDLQKGILEMPTLPFSTTEIIHNANQLVHCFRQKEAFIAFVRVQFLDGKDKLKPNAMKQLPGDDQAPDFSDFPDDFEVASTDYIVNKRGFSAFFGTDLDLQLRRRGIENLVLCGISTHAAVDSTARDAYQYAYNQFFITDAMGAATRDMHEFPIKNLFPTMGQVLTTTEFLSLIDQLSNVNTK, encoded by the coding sequence TTGGAGGTAGGAATCACGAAAAAAACTATTGATTTTCGCAAAACTGCATTAGTGGTCATTGACCTTCAAAAAGGAATCTTAGAGATGCCAACACTTCCTTTTTCCACTACAGAAATCATCCATAATGCCAATCAATTAGTCCACTGTTTTCGGCAAAAGGAAGCCTTTATTGCTTTTGTCAGGGTTCAGTTCCTCGATGGCAAAGATAAACTCAAACCCAATGCCATGAAGCAACTCCCAGGAGATGATCAAGCACCGGATTTTTCAGACTTTCCTGATGATTTCGAGGTGGCAAGTACTGATTATATCGTTAATAAACGCGGTTTTAGTGCTTTCTTTGGAACTGATTTAGACCTTCAGTTAAGACGACGGGGAATTGAAAACCTTGTTTTATGTGGTATTTCCACACATGCGGCTGTTGATTCAACGGCACGTGATGCCTATCAATACGCCTATAATCAGTTTTTTATCACGGATGCTATGGGAGCTGCAACGAGAGATATGCATGAATTCCCAATAAAGAACCTCTTCCCAACTATGGGACAGGTCCTTACGACAACAGAATTTTTATCTCTAATAGACCAGCTATCAAATGTCAATACAAAATAA
- a CDS encoding ABC transporter ATP-binding protein has product MTAISFQNLSKSFGDKLILDKVDLNLEENKIYGFVGPNGAGKTTTIKMILGLMKVDSGHISVMGKPVTFGQTKSNQVIGYLPDVPEFYDYMTAQEYLQLCAGLAQNQESLPIDKLLEQVGLADNQQRISTYSRGMKQRLGLAQALIHNPKILICDEPTSALDPQGRQDILSIISRLRGQKTVIFSTHILSDVEKICDQVLVLTKAGIHNLEDLRDKAPASKNQLTLLIKISENEAQKVALRFPLSKKEQYYKVSLKLTENYYREQALVSFYRYLVEQEITPSFIELLEDSLEDLYLEVTK; this is encoded by the coding sequence ATGACTGCAATCAGCTTTCAAAATCTTTCCAAATCATTTGGTGACAAGCTTATCTTGGATAAAGTGGATCTTAATTTGGAAGAAAATAAGATTTATGGTTTTGTCGGACCAAATGGTGCTGGAAAAACAACAACAATTAAGATGATTTTAGGGTTGATGAAAGTAGACTCCGGTCACATTTCAGTTATGGGAAAGCCAGTGACTTTTGGGCAAACAAAAAGTAATCAAGTCATTGGATACTTGCCTGACGTTCCTGAATTTTATGACTATATGACAGCACAAGAATACTTGCAACTCTGCGCGGGCTTAGCTCAAAATCAAGAAAGTTTACCTATTGATAAGCTTCTAGAACAAGTCGGTTTAGCTGATAATCAACAACGCATCAGCACCTACTCTCGAGGCATGAAACAACGCCTAGGTCTAGCCCAAGCCCTCATTCACAATCCCAAAATTCTGATTTGTGACGAACCGACATCTGCATTAGATCCTCAGGGCCGTCAGGATATCCTATCAATTATTTCGCGACTACGTGGTCAAAAGACAGTTATTTTTTCGACCCACATCTTATCAGACGTGGAAAAAATCTGTGACCAGGTATTAGTTCTGACAAAAGCAGGCATCCATAACTTAGAAGATCTAAGAGACAAAGCGCCAGCTAGTAAGAATCAACTGACCCTCTTAATCAAAATCTCCGAAAATGAAGCGCAAAAAGTAGCTCTGCGATTTCCCCTAAGTAAAAAAGAGCAATACTATAAAGTAAGTTTGAAATTAACTGAAAATTATTATCGAGAACAAGCACTAGTAAGTTTTTACAGGTATTTAGTTGAGCAAGAAATCACGCCATCCTTCATTGAATTACTTGAAGATAGTTTGGAAGATTTATATTTGGAGGTAACTAAATGA
- a CDS encoding GNAT family N-acetyltransferase, with the protein MTNSKINTYHISPTEDYPQFLIELIQSIEWKAGPYLAQKVIDNNLASHDEIIVLTTIDDQLIGFGAYLATDILDKTDYPFGPFVSTIYVTPKYRGQGISYQLINNLLQVARKSKCEQLYVVTEHTGLYEKNGFTFQRFVTDIFNRKMRLLKEDL; encoded by the coding sequence ATGACTAATTCCAAAATAAACACTTATCATATCAGTCCAACTGAAGACTATCCTCAATTTTTAATAGAATTAATCCAATCTATTGAATGGAAAGCTGGCCCCTACCTCGCTCAAAAAGTAATAGACAATAATCTTGCCAGCCATGATGAGATTATTGTCTTAACCACTATTGACGACCAATTAATAGGCTTTGGAGCCTATCTCGCAACAGACATTCTAGACAAAACCGATTATCCTTTTGGACCTTTCGTGTCAACAATTTATGTTACTCCTAAATACCGTGGACAGGGAATAAGTTATCAGCTTATTAACAACCTTTTGCAGGTAGCAAGAAAAAGTAAGTGCGAGCAGTTATACGTTGTAACAGAGCATACTGGACTTTATGAAAAAAACGGCTTTACCTTCCAAAGGTTTGTCACAGACATCTTCAACCGCAAAATGCGCTTGTTAAAAGAAGATCTCTAA
- a CDS encoding IS110 family transposase: MFYIGIDISKKNHEASIIDSSGKSLSKSISFPNSAKGMEKFNNFIAEFGVTTNNCIIGMEATGHYWISLFSYIIDLGFTCYVINPIQSDAFRKMYVRQTKNDSVDSFIIAQIMRFGEFSISNFSDENTFALRNLTRYRFALVDECSDWKRKLVAILDQVFPEYSSLFSNIYGVASKELLSKYPLPEDMLSIPAEELGNLLYECSKGRLGINKAEEIQSCARESFGIKFAKRSFSFQIKQIISQISFLEEQLKEIEIEISCLLEDICPVITTITGIGSVLGASIVSEIGNISRFERANQLVAYAGLDTRIKQSGDFSATNTKLSKRGSPYLRRSIWLAATVAAFKDPALSIYYQGLRARGKAHGTAIGAVARKLTNIIFAVLRDQKPYTPNI; this comes from the coding sequence ATGTTTTACATAGGTATTGATATTTCTAAGAAAAACCACGAAGCTTCAATAATTGATTCTTCTGGAAAGAGCTTATCCAAAAGTATTTCCTTTCCTAACTCTGCAAAAGGGATGGAAAAGTTCAATAATTTTATTGCTGAATTTGGTGTAACAACTAATAATTGCATTATTGGAATGGAAGCAACTGGTCACTATTGGATAAGTTTGTTCTCATACATCATTGATCTAGGATTTACGTGTTATGTTATAAATCCAATTCAGTCTGATGCTTTTAGGAAAATGTACGTTAGACAAACTAAGAATGATTCAGTTGATTCATTTATAATTGCTCAAATAATGCGTTTTGGAGAGTTCTCTATATCTAATTTTTCCGATGAGAATACATTTGCCCTTAGAAATTTAACTAGATATAGGTTTGCCTTAGTTGATGAATGCTCAGATTGGAAAAGAAAGCTTGTAGCTATACTTGACCAAGTTTTCCCTGAGTACTCAAGTCTTTTTTCAAATATATATGGTGTTGCCTCAAAGGAGCTGTTGTCAAAGTATCCTTTACCAGAAGACATGCTGTCGATTCCTGCTGAGGAGCTTGGCAACTTACTTTATGAGTGTAGCAAGGGTCGTCTTGGCATAAATAAAGCCGAAGAAATCCAATCCTGTGCCAGAGAATCTTTTGGAATTAAGTTCGCAAAAAGGTCTTTTTCTTTCCAAATCAAGCAAATAATTAGCCAAATTTCATTCCTAGAAGAACAACTTAAAGAAATTGAAATTGAGATTAGTTGCTTGCTTGAGGATATATGTCCAGTCATTACTACAATAACGGGTATTGGTAGTGTTTTAGGTGCGTCCATAGTATCCGAGATAGGCAATATTTCTAGATTTGAAAGAGCAAACCAACTTGTTGCCTATGCCGGTTTAGACACACGCATAAAACAATCTGGCGATTTTTCAGCCACAAATACAAAACTTTCCAAGCGAGGTTCGCCTTACTTAAGGCGTTCTATTTGGCTTGCCGCCACTGTAGCAGCCTTTAAGGACCCTGCCTTATCCATATACTATCAAGGGTTGAGAGCACGAGGCAAAGCTCATGGCACAGCTATAGGGGCTGTTGCAAGGAAATTGACCAATATTATATTCGCTGTCCTAAGAGATCAAAAACCGTATACTCCAAATATTTAG
- a CDS encoding ABC transporter permease yields MRALLKIEWIKLWREWPTFILAIGMPVGFFLFYSGMTMSPDPKHQKEFIQSYMLTMTAFSMSSFGFFSFPAMLFEDQKNHWLLYLERANVSTLQYYVSKIIRVYISFTFSILATFAVAKMFRDVDMSLEQWLGSAILLLISGLVFLAMGLLIAQIPSLQLMSIVGNVVFLLLAIIGGSWMPISIFPKWMQDISKLTPTYHVNQMVTKFAEKTQMQWQSLLIIFAYAIIMMIIALAIKQRKEVTV; encoded by the coding sequence ATGAGAGCATTACTAAAAATTGAGTGGATTAAATTATGGCGTGAGTGGCCAACCTTTATTTTGGCTATTGGTATGCCAGTTGGCTTCTTCCTATTTTATTCAGGGATGACCATGTCGCCTGACCCTAAGCATCAAAAAGAATTTATTCAATCCTATATGTTAACCATGACCGCATTTTCTATGTCAAGTTTCGGCTTTTTCTCTTTTCCAGCCATGTTATTTGAAGATCAAAAGAATCATTGGTTACTTTATTTGGAGCGTGCTAATGTGTCAACGCTCCAGTACTATGTCTCAAAGATTATCCGTGTCTATATCAGCTTTACCTTTTCTATCCTAGCCACTTTTGCGGTTGCAAAAATGTTTAGAGATGTTGATATGTCTTTGGAACAATGGCTGGGTTCTGCAATCTTACTACTCATTTCAGGCTTGGTCTTTTTAGCCATGGGACTCTTGATTGCTCAGATTCCTTCTCTTCAATTAATGTCCATAGTTGGTAATGTTGTTTTTTTATTATTAGCTATCATTGGAGGGTCATGGATGCCTATTTCCATCTTTCCTAAATGGATGCAAGACATCTCCAAGTTGACACCAACTTACCACGTCAATCAGATGGTTACAAAATTTGCAGAAAAGACCCAAATGCAATGGCAGTCCTTGCTTATTATCTTTGCCTATGCCATAATAATGATGATAATAGCGCTAGCAATTAAACAAAGGAAAGAAGTAACGGTGTGA